The genome window GCGATTGAACTGGGGTTGATGCGGAAGCCTAGTCCACTGGAAATGAGCTTTCTGGAGTCTAATCTGGATGTGCTGGCCATCGGTGTCAATTCGGCGCTGGACTACGTAAAACTTCAGAATTTTCTCGAAGAAACGCAGGCTCAATCGGAAGAGCTACAGGCGCAGCACAACGAGCTGGAAAATGTTAACGCCGAACTCGAAGCGCAGGCGCAGAAGCTTCAGGCGTCGGAAGAAGAGCTGCGCGTGCAGCAGGAAGAGTTACAGCAGACCAATGCCGAACTCGAAGAGCGTAGCGTCTTGCTGGAAGAGAAGAACGAGGAGATCGAGCGAAAAGCTGAGGAACTGGAAGTGAGCACGCGCTATAAATCGGAGTTTCTGGCCAATATGTCGCACGAGTTACGGACGCCACTCAACTCGATTCTGTTGCTCAGCCGGTTACTGGCCGAAAATAATGACGAGAATCTGACGAGCGATCAGGTTGAGTATGCAACAGTTATTCGGTCGTCGGGTGATGGATTGCTCGGCCTGATCGACGAGATTCTGGACCTGTCGAAGATTGAGGCCGGGCAGATGAAACTGGAATACCTGGACGTATCAGTTCAAGAAATAACGGACGAATTGCAGTCCCTCTTCAGACCGCTGGCCAACGAGAAAAAGCTGAAGTTTGCCGTTGATATAGAACCGACGGTGCCGAAGATCATCGAAACGGACAGGATGCGGCTGGGGCAAATTCTTAAAAACCTGATTTCTAACGCGCTCAAGTTTACGTCAGCCGGGGCCATTACACTAACCGTCAAACGATCACCGTCAGCGGATAATGCGTTGCAGTTCGTCGTTAATGATACCGGCATTGGTATCCCGGCCGATAAGCAGCACCTCATTTTTGAAGCCTTCCAACAGGCTGATGGATCGACCAAACGGAAATACGGCGGAACAGGTCTGGGCTTGTCCATCAGTCGTGAACTGGCTAAACTGCTGGGTGGCGAAATTACATTGATTAGTGCCGTTGGCAAGGGAAGCACGTTTACGATAACGTTGCCACTGGTAAACGGGCAGGGCTCGGTGCAACCGGAAACCGGTTTTGTGAGCCGAAAGCCAGAGCCCGCTCCGGCAAAAACCGAAAAAGAGCCGGAAGTAACCAATAAGTACATTAGTACCGTTATTCCTGAGTCGATTCCCGATGATCGGAATTCGATTCTGGCAACGGACAAGGTGATCCTGATCGTTGAGGATGATACTGGTTTTGCCAAATCATTGCTCGATTATTCCCGTAAAAAGGGCTACAAAGGCATTGTTGCGGTGCGGGGTGATGAAGGCATACGCTTGGCGGGTATCTACAAACCGCTCGGAATTTTGCTGGATATTCAACTGCCGATCATGAGCGGCTGGCAGGTGATGGATGCCCTCAAAGCAGACCCGCAGACACGACCTATTCCGGTGCACATCATGTCGTCGCACAAGTTGAAAAAGGAAAGTATCCTGAAAGGGGCTATTGATTTTGTGGATAAACCAATGGCCTTTGAACAGATGCAGGAGGTGTTCGAAAAGATCGATTACGTCCTGAATCGATCGACCAAAAAAGTGCTGATCATCGAAGATAACCCGCAGCATGCTAAAGCGTTAGCGTATTTTCTGGAGACGTTTAGTATCAACTCCGAGCTGAAAAGTACGATTACCGAGGGAGTTGCGGCTTTGCAGCGGGACGAAATCGACTGCGTTATTCTGGATATGGGCGTGCCCGATCAGAAAGCGTACGATACGCTCGAAGAAGTCAAGAAAAATCCGGGTCTGGAAAATCTGCCAATTATAATCTTTACCGGCAAAAGCCTGTCGATGGCCGAGGAGTTGAAAATAAAAAAATACGCTGATTCAATTGTTGTAAAAACGGCTCATTCGTATAAGCGTATGCTGGATGAGGTTTCCCTGTTTCTCCATCTTGTCGACGATTCAAAACAGACGCTGACCAAAACGGCGGAGCGACGAAAACTGGGTGCATTGAGCCAGGTACTGACCAACAAAACCGTACTCATCGCTGACGACGACGTCCGGAACATTTTCTCACTGTCAAAGGCACTGGAGAATTACAAAATGAATGTCATTACGGCGCTGGATGGGAATGAGGCCATGCAAAAATTAACCGAAAATCCGACGATCGATCTGGTGTTGCTGGATATGATGATGCCGAAACTGGATGGCTACGAAACGGCAAAAAAGATCCGTGAACACTACCAGTGGAAGTCACTCCCCATCATTGCCGTTACGGCCAAAGCAATGACCGGCGACCGGGAGCGGTGCATCCAGGCCGGTGCTTCGGATTACATCACCAAACCAGTCGATATTGACCAATTGATGTCGTTATTACGGGTTTGGCTGTACGAACAGCGTTCCTGATTAATAACACTAGGTAACGGGTTACCTTTGCGAAAAAGGGTGTCCTGACGATTAACGAAATGACGAAAAAGCGAGTACTGATTATTGATGACGATGCACGAAATATTTTTGCATTGACGGCCACATTAAAGGCAAAATCGTTTGATTGTCTATCTTGTTCGGGCGCAAAAGAGGCACTGGATTTACTGAAAACAGATGAGATTGTGGACGCGATCCTCATTGACATGATGATGCCCGAGATGGATGGTTACGAAGCCATTCCCCGCATAAAAAACATCGAAAAACGACGGAATACGCCCATAATCTCGGTAACCGCTCAGGCAATGGTAGGTGACCGGGAGAAGTGTTTGCAGGCTGGTGCCATGGATTATATTTCGAAGCCAGTCGATGTAGACAAATTGTTGCAACTACTGTTGCGTGTTTAATAGAATGCCCCAATGATAGAGGAAGCTCAAGTCGATATAATATTGAATGATCTGTACGAATTATACGGATATGACTTTACGAATTATTCCAGAGCGTCACTAAAAAGACGATTAATTCGTCTTTGTTTGCTGGATAAGTTTGCGGGATTTGCGGAGTTCAGGGATCGCATAAGGGATGATGCTGATTATCTGAAACGGTTTGTGGAGGAAATTACCGTTACCGTTACGGAAATGTTCCGTGATCCGCTGTTCTACAAATGCCTCCGAACGGACGTATTACCGTCACTGGCGGCCAAACCGTTCATTCGGATATGGCACGCCGGATGTTCGACGGGTGAAGAGGTTTATTCAATGGCCGTTCTGCTAAAAGAAGCCCGGCTTCTCCACAAATCATTGCTGTACGCGACCGATTTAAATCCGGCGGCACTCGACAAAGCCCGCAAAGGAATTTTTCCGCTGGCACAGATGAAACAATACTCCGAAAACTATATCGAATCGGGTGGTGTACATGATTTTTCGGCCCACTATACGGCGCAGTATGGACAGGTAAAATTTAGCGAGTCGTTATCGGAAAAAATGATTTTTTCGATCCATAATTTAGTGTCGGACCGATCATTCAATGAGTTTGATCTTATCCTGTGCCGGAACGTACTGATCTATTTCGATAAACCGTTGCAAGATCGGGTGTTGAATCTATTCGATGAAAGCTTGGGACAGCTCGGTTACCTGGCACTTGGCTCGAAAGAGACATTGAAATTTTCGCTCTTGAAATCTACGTTTAAGCAGTTGGATAAGGAAAAGATATGGCGGAAAGTAGGCTAACGAAGGCAATTGTCATTGGCGGATCGGCCGGTGGGCTTGATGTCGTATTGAAGCTGTTACCCGCTCTGGAACCGACGCCGTCATTTACCATAATTATCGTTCTTCACCGTAAGAACTCCATTGATTCGACGCTGGAGGAACTGCTTGCCAGCAGAACAACCATTCGGGTTAAGGAAGTAGAGGATAAAGACGTAGTTAAACCCGGCACTATCTACCTGGCTCCGGCCAATTATCACCTGTTGATCGAACGGGATCTGACGTTTTCGCTGGATGACTCCGAAAAAGTGAACTACAGCCGCCCTTCGCTCGATGTTACGTTTGAGTCGGCTGCCGATGTGTACGGTGATGCGCTGGTTGGTATTGTGCTGTCTGGCGCCAATGCCGATGGCACGAATGGCCTGCTGGCGGTCAAAAAAGCGGGTGGTATTGCGGTGGCCCAGGAGCCTGCCGGGGCGCAGTCTGCGTTCATGCCCCAACAGGCCATTGCCCGCGTTCCAGTCGATTTCGTCCTGGATGTGCCTGAGCTCAGTATATTCATCAATGCGCTGAATAAACCGGTCTGACGCGCATCTAATTGCCTTAGTTGTTTGCCGATCTCGTTGTCTTTTGTTCGTTCTGCAAGGCTTCCAAGGCGAATGCCAGATAGACAAGCGGTGCATTCCAGTTGATGGCAATCTCGTTGGAAGCGTACGAACAATCCGCGTCAACATATACTTCATCGGCTACGGTAGCAGTATAACCCGCGCATTTGTCCTGACGGGCTGCATTCGCATTGGTACCGCCTGATAACAAGCCCGGTACAGGTTCGTTGATGCCATCGGCGACGGACGGGCGGTGATGCGGATGCATGGGCGTTTTGTCGCCAAAGCCCGTCACGAAAGAATACCCAACGGCATTACGACCCAGTAAATAATCCAGGTTGCCAAGCGCGTAATGCAGGTACTTGCTCCGGTTGGGTGAAGTGGTCAGGCGGTAAGCCTGGAGAAGGGCGATGCCCTGATTAGCTGCCTCGGCGCTACTACCCCAGATGAAATCGCTGGCCGACTTGCCCATTACCGTCTGGAACGCTTGGGTATCAGCACCCATGATCAGCGAGTCGGCCATTGCCGTTAGCCGTTGTTGTATTGTTTGAACATCTTTCTTCCCAACGGCAGTCAGGTTCTTGCCAAAGCGGGCCAGCGTGTAATAAGCCAGCGTACGTACCTGCGGCCACGATGGTAAGGGCGTTTTCGGGTCGGGAAATAGATTGATGGCTTTGTAATAAGCATCATCCCTGGTAGTGACGTATAACTCCGTAGCCGCCCAGATCCATTCATCGCTGGCATTACGATCCTCGTAGCCGCCCGTCACTACATCCGGATCGAAGGCCGCGTTCATGGCGGTCTGGTTATAGGCAACCGTTGGATTCGCTTTTGCCCAGGTCCAGGCTTTCGTTGCGGCTGCGACACAGGAGTCGGCCAGACCGGGTAATTCGCGGTCATACGCTCGGTAAACGCGCGCAGCCTGTGCCATGACAGCCGCAAAATCGAGTGTAGCCGTTATGCCTTTCTGCACAACATACCGACCCTTCAGTGGATCCGATGAACCGGTTTTATCGGGCATGACCATACCGTCGAATTTCGGGTTGGTCAGTTTGTGATAAACGCCACCGTCGGCCGGGTCCTGCATGGTCAACATCCACCGTAAATTCCAGAGTACCTCATCGAGCAGGTCCGGAAGTCTGTTGCCGCTTTCGGGAATGTTAGTGGTTATTGATTTTGAATAAGCCGGAAAATCCTCATAAAGCGACAGAAGCGTGCCCATTGTAATACCCGAATTGACGATGTACTTGTTGTAATCACCCGCATCATACCAGCCGCCAGGCGACGAAATAACGGTGCCCGCTGGCCGATTGGCCGAAGCCGCCGATGGATGGACGAGTACATGTGTATCCGGATGGCCCGCTGGTCTGGCCCATTTCCCCGCAAATTTTTCGGGCAGATCAGTCGAGGCCCGCTGATAATAAAACCCTTTCAAGGCACCTATCGCCAGGTT of Spirosoma agri contains these proteins:
- a CDS encoding response regulator, which gives rise to MTKKRVLIIDDDARNIFALTATLKAKSFDCLSCSGAKEALDLLKTDEIVDAILIDMMMPEMDGYEAIPRIKNIEKRRNTPIISVTAQAMVGDREKCLQAGAMDYISKPVDVDKLLQLLLRV
- a CDS encoding response regulator; the protein is MPKYSTSNSVIRQLQLVFSISTFLLVISLFASYYSIQKLIDNSKLVNHTNQVLIEAENIISYVKDAETGQRGYLLTLDPLFLQPYNGAYDKVKNSHDALTRLTLDNTDQQKNLAAIKSLYEAKFAQMQRIINLTRRNNAFSRDTTARYTEMVRGKKIMDQLRLTVNQVESEENTVLASRIQEQQIYITYTPFLLLVAAAISIMITISTYVRIKKDLDDRIANQRLAETKYRETTERINVMEDITTDIAGGNYAVRSQDTRDDELGQIGKALNTMATALESTFTDLTNRDWLQKGTLTLADSIRGERDIHTLATNLITAINGYLNAPLGTVYIIDRDSTFRLVGNYAASDAPTTVVSGVGLIGQAIKSKKTVIIEDLPASYLRVNSSLGSTLPASLIIAPLVYADVCIGAIELGLMRKPSPLEMSFLESNLDVLAIGVNSALDYVKLQNFLEETQAQSEELQAQHNELENVNAELEAQAQKLQASEEELRVQQEELQQTNAELEERSVLLEEKNEEIERKAEELEVSTRYKSEFLANMSHELRTPLNSILLLSRLLAENNDENLTSDQVEYATVIRSSGDGLLGLIDEILDLSKIEAGQMKLEYLDVSVQEITDELQSLFRPLANEKKLKFAVDIEPTVPKIIETDRMRLGQILKNLISNALKFTSAGAITLTVKRSPSADNALQFVVNDTGIGIPADKQHLIFEAFQQADGSTKRKYGGTGLGLSISRELAKLLGGEITLISAVGKGSTFTITLPLVNGQGSVQPETGFVSRKPEPAPAKTEKEPEVTNKYISTVIPESIPDDRNSILATDKVILIVEDDTGFAKSLLDYSRKKGYKGIVAVRGDEGIRLAGIYKPLGILLDIQLPIMSGWQVMDALKADPQTRPIPVHIMSSHKLKKESILKGAIDFVDKPMAFEQMQEVFEKIDYVLNRSTKKVLIIEDNPQHAKALAYFLETFSINSELKSTITEGVAALQRDEIDCVILDMGVPDQKAYDTLEEVKKNPGLENLPIIIFTGKSLSMAEELKIKKYADSIVVKTAHSYKRMLDEVSLFLHLVDDSKQTLTKTAERRKLGALSQVLTNKTVLIADDDVRNIFSLSKALENYKMNVITALDGNEAMQKLTENPTIDLVLLDMMMPKLDGYETAKKIREHYQWKSLPIIAVTAKAMTGDRERCIQAGASDYITKPVDIDQLMSLLRVWLYEQRS
- a CDS encoding chemotaxis protein CheB; this encodes MAESRLTKAIVIGGSAGGLDVVLKLLPALEPTPSFTIIIVLHRKNSIDSTLEELLASRTTIRVKEVEDKDVVKPGTIYLAPANYHLLIERDLTFSLDDSEKVNYSRPSLDVTFESAADVYGDALVGIVLSGANADGTNGLLAVKKAGGIAVAQEPAGAQSAFMPQQAIARVPVDFVLDVPELSIFINALNKPV
- a CDS encoding glycoside hydrolase family 9 protein; the protein is MKLLSIVSLLLVLILGKGTTQGQNLSEAIRLNQLGYYPKAAKLAVVVGNAGDSFQLMTPDRKKALFTGTLSQPRQNAISRKMTRIADFSAFGKTGTFVVVIPGLGHSYPFDIRPDVHKNLAIGALKGFYYQRASTDLPEKFAGKWARPAGHPDTHVLVHPSAASANRPAGTVISSPGGWYDAGDYNKYIVNSGITMGTLLSLYEDFPAYSKSITTNIPESGNRLPDLLDEVLWNLRWMLTMQDPADGGVYHKLTNPKFDGMVMPDKTGSSDPLKGRYVVQKGITATLDFAAVMAQAARVYRAYDRELPGLADSCVAAATKAWTWAKANPTVAYNQTAMNAAFDPDVVTGGYEDRNASDEWIWAATELYVTTRDDAYYKAINLFPDPKTPLPSWPQVRTLAYYTLARFGKNLTAVGKKDVQTIQQRLTAMADSLIMGADTQAFQTVMGKSASDFIWGSSAEAANQGIALLQAYRLTTSPNRSKYLHYALGNLDYLLGRNAVGYSFVTGFGDKTPMHPHHRPSVADGINEPVPGLLSGGTNANAARQDKCAGYTATVADEVYVDADCSYASNEIAINWNAPLVYLAFALEALQNEQKTTRSANN
- a CDS encoding CheR family methyltransferase; this encodes MIEEAQVDIILNDLYELYGYDFTNYSRASLKRRLIRLCLLDKFAGFAEFRDRIRDDADYLKRFVEEITVTVTEMFRDPLFYKCLRTDVLPSLAAKPFIRIWHAGCSTGEEVYSMAVLLKEARLLHKSLLYATDLNPAALDKARKGIFPLAQMKQYSENYIESGGVHDFSAHYTAQYGQVKFSESLSEKMIFSIHNLVSDRSFNEFDLILCRNVLIYFDKPLQDRVLNLFDESLGQLGYLALGSKETLKFSLLKSTFKQLDKEKIWRKVG